Proteins from a single region of Mytilus trossulus isolate FHL-02 chromosome 2, PNRI_Mtr1.1.1.hap1, whole genome shotgun sequence:
- the LOC134708253 gene encoding MFS-type efflux pump MSMEG_3705-like isoform X1 — MASIKEAVRHRGYDSIRNEDSTEKTDQRTMEKEATVELGFFQTFNRTNVWALFLFLLTYLLNQLDRFLFGITAKSMAQEVHFGDQACMINSTYFTDSDLIGSNNTVIKCEAGAENLCLDIRNGDGSYVCKWDYNGQGLEYQLVAGPVFIVIYTFSGIFISFAADKYNRKVMLASCLVIWSTMTLLTGFVNSYWQIVILRFGLGIGEAGCTPFAASMIADYFPKQSRGLALGVYNWGIYIGYSMSYAFGNFISKANINNQGWRWSYFLAAIPGIAVAALLFLTVDDPPRQQSEPDKDADKEQNTMSVKYKAKRVFTRFFNPSVMLLLLASSVRNAAGYVISYNTQQYFTDLHQTKEQIGDYMSWIPIVGGIFSVTVGGLLSDVIVKRLGLYSRVIVIIISLTLAAPFAAGTLFFMPPYAYLCQIPTYLFGEMWIGITIAVLVELVPSDIRTTGIAVYLFIITNIGGNIQLLVPVIKNHIKEMHKHDIPKYPDVNALRTALYILYPGPYLYAAFIFVFVMFLMRRDQRKAEQSAYTILPDTTA, encoded by the exons ATGGCATCTATTAAAGAAGCTGTTAGACACAGGGGATATGATTCTATCAGGAATGAAG ATTctacagaaaaaacagatcaaaGAACAATGGAAAAAGAGGCGACTGTTG AGTTGggcttttttcaaacatttaacaGGACAAATGTTTGGGCTCTGTTTTTGTTCCTGTTGACTTATCTATTGAATCAGTTGGACCGGTTCCTGTTTGGCATCACAGCTAAGTCAATGGCCCAGGAGGTTCACTTTGGGGACCAGGCTTGTATGATCAACAGTACTTATTTCACAGACAGTGATCTGATTGGCTCAAACAACACTGTTATTAAATGTGAGGCTGGAGCTGAAAACTT ATGCTTAGATATAAGAAATGGCGATGGTAGCTATGTGTGTAAATGGGACTACAATGGTCAGGGATTAGAGTACCAGTTAGTAGCTGGTCCCGTTTTTATAGTCATTTACACATTTTCTGGGATCTTCATTAGTTTTGCTGCAGACAAATATAATCGTAAAGTCATGTTAGCATCTTGTTTGGTAATCTGGTCAACCATGACGTTATTGACAGGATTTGTGAACAGCTATTGGCAGATAGTCATCCTGAGATTTGGACTAGGTATAGG TGAGGCTGGATGTACCCCCTTTGCAGCTTCTATGATAGCAGATTACTTCCCTAAGCAGAGTCGTGGATTAGCATTAGGTGTATATAATTGGGGTATCTACATTGGCTACAGTATGTCATATGCCTTTGGAAATTTTATCAGCAAGGCTAATATAAACAATCAA GGTTGGAGATGGAGTTATTTTTTAGCAGCCATTCCAGGTATAGCTGTAGCAGCCTTGTTATTCTTAACAGTTGATGACCCACCTAGACAACAAAGTGAACCTGATAAGGATGCAGATAAAGAACAGAACACAATGAGTGTCAAATATAAAGCTAAGAGAGTTTTTACCAGATTTTTTAACCCATCTGTGATGTTGTTATTGCTAGCCTCATCCGTTAGGAATGCAG CTGGCTATGTAATATCGTACAACACACAACAGTACTTTACAGACTTACATCAGACAAAAGAACAGATAGGGGACTATATGTCATGGATACCTATTGTAGGAGGTATTTTCAGTGTCACTGTTGGTGGGCTGCTGTCTGATGTAATTGTTAAAAGATTAGGACTATATTCTCGagttattgttattattattagttTG ACATTAGCTGCACCATTTGCTGcaggaacattattttttatgccaCCTTATGCTTACCTATGCCAGATACCAACATATTTATTTG GTGAGATGTGGATAGGCATTACCATAGCAGTGTTGGTGGAGTTGGTACCGTCTGATATTAGAACCACAGGAATcgcagtttatttatttataattacaaaCATTGGTGGAAATATACAGCTACTTGTACCAGTCATTAAGAACCATATAAAAGAAATGCATAAACACGACATTCCAAAATATCCAGATGTAAATGCACTTAGAA CTGCTTTATACATACTGTACCCAGGGCCCTATCTGTATGCAGcgttcatatttgtatttgtgaTGTTCTTGATGAGGAGAGATCAACGAAAAGCTGAACAAA gtgCTTACACAATTCTCCCTGACACAACTGCATAG
- the LOC134708253 gene encoding MFS-type efflux pump MSMEG_3705-like isoform X2 has translation MEKEATVELGFFQTFNRTNVWALFLFLLTYLLNQLDRFLFGITAKSMAQEVHFGDQACMINSTYFTDSDLIGSNNTVIKCEAGAENLCLDIRNGDGSYVCKWDYNGQGLEYQLVAGPVFIVIYTFSGIFISFAADKYNRKVMLASCLVIWSTMTLLTGFVNSYWQIVILRFGLGIGEAGCTPFAASMIADYFPKQSRGLALGVYNWGIYIGYSMSYAFGNFISKANINNQGWRWSYFLAAIPGIAVAALLFLTVDDPPRQQSEPDKDADKEQNTMSVKYKAKRVFTRFFNPSVMLLLLASSVRNAAGYVISYNTQQYFTDLHQTKEQIGDYMSWIPIVGGIFSVTVGGLLSDVIVKRLGLYSRVIVIIISLTLAAPFAAGTLFFMPPYAYLCQIPTYLFGEMWIGITIAVLVELVPSDIRTTGIAVYLFIITNIGGNIQLLVPVIKNHIKEMHKHDIPKYPDVNALRTALYILYPGPYLYAAFIFVFVMFLMRRDQRKAEQSAYTILPDTTA, from the exons ATGGAAAAAGAGGCGACTGTTG AGTTGggcttttttcaaacatttaacaGGACAAATGTTTGGGCTCTGTTTTTGTTCCTGTTGACTTATCTATTGAATCAGTTGGACCGGTTCCTGTTTGGCATCACAGCTAAGTCAATGGCCCAGGAGGTTCACTTTGGGGACCAGGCTTGTATGATCAACAGTACTTATTTCACAGACAGTGATCTGATTGGCTCAAACAACACTGTTATTAAATGTGAGGCTGGAGCTGAAAACTT ATGCTTAGATATAAGAAATGGCGATGGTAGCTATGTGTGTAAATGGGACTACAATGGTCAGGGATTAGAGTACCAGTTAGTAGCTGGTCCCGTTTTTATAGTCATTTACACATTTTCTGGGATCTTCATTAGTTTTGCTGCAGACAAATATAATCGTAAAGTCATGTTAGCATCTTGTTTGGTAATCTGGTCAACCATGACGTTATTGACAGGATTTGTGAACAGCTATTGGCAGATAGTCATCCTGAGATTTGGACTAGGTATAGG TGAGGCTGGATGTACCCCCTTTGCAGCTTCTATGATAGCAGATTACTTCCCTAAGCAGAGTCGTGGATTAGCATTAGGTGTATATAATTGGGGTATCTACATTGGCTACAGTATGTCATATGCCTTTGGAAATTTTATCAGCAAGGCTAATATAAACAATCAA GGTTGGAGATGGAGTTATTTTTTAGCAGCCATTCCAGGTATAGCTGTAGCAGCCTTGTTATTCTTAACAGTTGATGACCCACCTAGACAACAAAGTGAACCTGATAAGGATGCAGATAAAGAACAGAACACAATGAGTGTCAAATATAAAGCTAAGAGAGTTTTTACCAGATTTTTTAACCCATCTGTGATGTTGTTATTGCTAGCCTCATCCGTTAGGAATGCAG CTGGCTATGTAATATCGTACAACACACAACAGTACTTTACAGACTTACATCAGACAAAAGAACAGATAGGGGACTATATGTCATGGATACCTATTGTAGGAGGTATTTTCAGTGTCACTGTTGGTGGGCTGCTGTCTGATGTAATTGTTAAAAGATTAGGACTATATTCTCGagttattgttattattattagttTG ACATTAGCTGCACCATTTGCTGcaggaacattattttttatgccaCCTTATGCTTACCTATGCCAGATACCAACATATTTATTTG GTGAGATGTGGATAGGCATTACCATAGCAGTGTTGGTGGAGTTGGTACCGTCTGATATTAGAACCACAGGAATcgcagtttatttatttataattacaaaCATTGGTGGAAATATACAGCTACTTGTACCAGTCATTAAGAACCATATAAAAGAAATGCATAAACACGACATTCCAAAATATCCAGATGTAAATGCACTTAGAA CTGCTTTATACATACTGTACCCAGGGCCCTATCTGTATGCAGcgttcatatttgtatttgtgaTGTTCTTGATGAGGAGAGATCAACGAAAAGCTGAACAAA gtgCTTACACAATTCTCCCTGACACAACTGCATAG